AATGACCCCGCCTACCCCGCCGAGTTGTATGCGATATACCTCCTCGAGTCCTGGCAAGGACTGCGACTGGGGCGGCGCCTGGTTGCCGCGCTCGCCGACTGGTTCATCTCCCGCGGCTGGCGATCGATGCTGCTCTGGGTCCTCGAGGACAATCCATCCCGCGGCTTCTACGAGGCGCTCGGCGGCGTACAGATAAAGCAGGAACCGGTCGCCATAGGCGGCACCGAGCTGGTCGAGATCGCCTACGGCTGGCCCGACATCTCGCCCCTCACAACCGCCTCCTGACCTGGTTGTCCCCAGAACGCTCAGGCGATGGTTGCAAGGTGATGGCGCTTGAGGGCAAGGACGATCCGGCGCGTCTCGCTTCCCGACAGCGGCGTCCGTCTCTTCCCGCGCCCTCAGTCGACGATTGCGGCACGGATGGCGTGTTCGAAGTCGTGGAGCACTCGTGCGCTGGCCTGCTGCACCATCAGCACGGCCGTGATCTCGTGCTCCGGGTCGGTCCAGGTGG
This Spirochaetaceae bacterium DNA region includes the following protein-coding sequences:
- a CDS encoding GNAT family N-acetyltransferase, with protein sequence MAAHEVHVRQAVDSDARGIARVHVDSWRSTYAGILPAEHLAALDYDRREANWQRIVADRRQNMFVAEDRDARIVGFSSGGPERSNDPAYPAELYAIYLLESWQGLRLGRRLVAALADWFISRGWRSMLLWVLEDNPSRGFYEALGGVQIKQEPVAIGGTELVEIAYGWPDISPLTTAS